A portion of the Chromobacterium sp. IIBBL 290-4 genome contains these proteins:
- a CDS encoding MFS transporter, whose translation MTVSIKRWEPENPIFWLSRGRRIARRNLWLSVFSLHLNFNIWMMWSMVVVNLPAVGFLISGQQQFLLVSIPPLVGALMRLIYSWVWSWVGGGLWLAISTLLLLLPAWGVGQVVQDISSPFWKLLLVAGLCGVGGGASASHLSNTSFFFPKAEKGLAMGLNAGLGNLGVSVAQLLIPLCILYPLFGGLAGEPQVWGRGGEVHFVWLQNAAYVWLPLIVVIALACYVYAHDLPKLRITPHDQLDAMRDGHTWYICLLYMGSYGTFLGFSAAFPLLARAMFPQVDASPFLFVGPMVCALFRPLGGWLGDRVGGGVATVGSNLLMALATVGVYLSLPAGQSGGSFWWFLAMFQLIFFAAGVGNGSSYQLAPKVFLILAGREAERLGSSLQQAYQRGGRRGASAMSVSSVMAAFGGFVIPKAFGSSLSWFGSFAPAFAMFFLFYLLCMLVAWWHYSRPGAAMRC comes from the coding sequence ATGACTGTAAGCATCAAGCGTTGGGAGCCGGAAAATCCCATTTTCTGGCTGAGCCGCGGCCGGCGCATCGCCCGCCGCAATTTGTGGCTGTCGGTGTTTTCGCTGCACCTGAACTTCAACATCTGGATGATGTGGAGCATGGTGGTGGTCAATCTGCCGGCCGTGGGTTTCCTGATCTCCGGCCAGCAGCAATTCCTGCTGGTGTCGATACCGCCGCTGGTGGGCGCGCTGATGCGCCTGATTTACTCCTGGGTCTGGAGCTGGGTGGGCGGCGGCTTGTGGCTGGCGATATCCACGTTGCTGTTGCTGTTGCCGGCCTGGGGAGTAGGCCAGGTGGTGCAGGATATTTCTTCGCCATTTTGGAAGCTTTTGCTGGTGGCGGGGCTGTGCGGCGTCGGCGGCGGCGCCAGCGCTTCTCATCTATCCAACACCAGCTTTTTCTTTCCCAAAGCCGAAAAAGGTTTGGCGATGGGCTTGAATGCCGGCCTGGGCAATCTGGGCGTGTCGGTGGCGCAATTGCTGATTCCGTTGTGCATTCTTTATCCTTTGTTCGGCGGGCTGGCGGGGGAGCCCCAGGTGTGGGGGCGCGGCGGCGAGGTGCACTTTGTCTGGCTGCAAAACGCGGCCTATGTCTGGCTGCCCTTGATCGTAGTCATTGCCTTGGCCTGTTATGTCTATGCGCATGATCTGCCCAAGCTGCGCATCACGCCGCATGACCAGCTGGACGCGATGCGCGACGGCCATACCTGGTATATCTGTCTGCTGTACATGGGCAGCTACGGCACCTTTCTTGGTTTTTCCGCGGCCTTCCCCTTGTTGGCGAGAGCGATGTTTCCGCAAGTGGACGCCAGCCCTTTCTTGTTTGTCGGGCCCATGGTCTGCGCGCTGTTCCGGCCCTTGGGCGGATGGCTGGGCGACCGCGTCGGCGGAGGCGTCGCCACGGTGGGCAGCAATCTGCTGATGGCGCTGGCTACGGTGGGGGTCTATCTGAGTTTGCCTGCGGGGCAGAGCGGCGGTTCTTTCTGGTGGTTTCTGGCGATGTTCCAGCTGATTTTTTTCGCCGCCGGCGTGGGCAACGGCTCGTCTTATCAGCTGGCGCCCAAGGTGTTTCTGATTTTGGCCGGCCGCGAGGCGGAGCGGCTGGGCAGCAGCCTTCAGCAAGCCTACCAGCGAGGCGGCCGCCGCGGCGCTTCGGCGATGAGCGTCAGTTCGGTGATGGCGGCTTTCGGCGGTTTTGTCATTCCGAAAGCTTTCGGCTCCTCGCTTAGCTGGTTCGGCAGCTTCGCGCCCGCCTTCGCCATGTTTTTCTTGTTCTATTTATTATGCATGCTGGTGGCTTGGTGGCATTACAGCCGGCCGGGCGCGGCCATGCGTTGCTGA
- a CDS encoding MarR family winged helix-turn-helix transcriptional regulator: MKKTEQASFLPVVRELSRTYQAFEQFASFNIRRLGLTPPQFDVVTTLGNSQGMNCKELSDHTLITKGTLTGVLDRLEDKGIVTRSMQPNDRRSVFVALTPHGQQLFNDAFPAHLDYMHNAFQQFGEQDLTGFCSELGRLRASFSHALEQQESEPA, encoded by the coding sequence ATGAAAAAAACCGAACAAGCCAGTTTCCTGCCGGTTGTACGCGAACTGTCGCGGACCTACCAGGCCTTCGAGCAATTCGCCAGCTTCAACATCCGCCGCCTGGGCCTCACCCCGCCCCAGTTCGACGTGGTGACCACGCTGGGCAATAGCCAGGGCATGAACTGCAAGGAACTGTCCGATCACACGCTGATCACCAAAGGCACCCTGACCGGCGTGCTGGATCGCCTGGAAGACAAAGGCATCGTCACCCGCAGCATGCAGCCCAACGACCGCCGCAGCGTCTTCGTCGCTTTGACCCCGCATGGCCAGCAATTGTTCAACGACGCCTTCCCGGCACACCTCGATTATATGCACAACGCCTTCCAACAGTTCGGCGAACAGGACCTGACCGGCTTCTGCAGCGAGCTCGGCCGTCTGCGCGCGAGTTTCAGCCACGCGCTGGAGCAACAGGAAAGCGAACCGGCCTGA
- a CDS encoding cell division protein ZipA C-terminal FtsZ-binding domain-containing protein: protein MSELQIGVLILGGGVIALVFGFNMFQEWRFRKRTQQAFARPQDDVLLNVPKNNVRDGVRTDRMEPVLVDTALDEMVEEDEPFEPALPPLAMTAKPAAEPRLEPADDVPVVDEEDEDELAMDSADHQALVVAMLDPSLDFIAEVVFHEPHELAAMPRFNVGKRTQLIGRTERGMWKVAEALPGTRYKQINISMQMVDRSGSVSEQELAAFCQQVSRFAEDHNAAVNFPQRQQKLVAARELDRFCADVDVLIGINIVPQASIEGARLRSFAEAAGLQLEPDGAFHYLADSGNTLYSLVAADQMPFTFHTLLDKSFPALTLLFDVPRVAGGVEVFDRAVHFARQLAQEFDAQLVDDNRRVLSDVGLARIRDQLLHIYGSMDDRGIAPGSVAALRLFA from the coding sequence ATGAGCGAATTGCAGATTGGTGTGCTGATTTTGGGTGGCGGCGTGATCGCCCTGGTATTTGGCTTCAACATGTTCCAGGAGTGGCGTTTCCGCAAGCGTACGCAGCAAGCGTTCGCGCGGCCGCAGGACGATGTGTTGCTGAATGTCCCCAAGAATAATGTCCGGGATGGCGTGAGAACCGACCGCATGGAGCCCGTGCTGGTCGATACCGCCTTGGATGAGATGGTCGAAGAGGATGAGCCCTTCGAACCCGCCTTGCCGCCGCTTGCCATGACGGCCAAGCCGGCGGCGGAGCCGCGTCTTGAGCCGGCCGACGATGTGCCGGTGGTGGACGAGGAGGACGAAGACGAACTGGCGATGGACTCCGCCGACCACCAGGCGCTGGTGGTGGCCATGCTGGATCCGTCGCTGGATTTCATCGCCGAGGTGGTATTCCATGAGCCGCATGAGCTGGCCGCCATGCCGCGCTTCAATGTGGGCAAGCGCACCCAGCTGATCGGCCGCACCGAGCGCGGCATGTGGAAAGTGGCGGAGGCCTTGCCCGGCACCCGTTACAAGCAGATCAACATCAGCATGCAGATGGTGGACCGCTCCGGCTCGGTCAGCGAGCAAGAGCTGGCGGCCTTCTGCCAGCAGGTTTCGCGTTTCGCCGAGGATCACAACGCGGCGGTGAATTTCCCGCAGCGCCAGCAGAAGCTGGTGGCCGCGCGCGAGCTGGACCGCTTCTGCGCCGATGTGGACGTGCTGATCGGCATCAATATCGTGCCGCAAGCCTCTATAGAAGGCGCCCGCTTGCGCAGCTTCGCCGAGGCCGCAGGTTTGCAATTGGAGCCGGATGGCGCCTTCCATTATCTGGCCGATTCCGGCAATACCCTGTATTCGCTGGTGGCGGCGGACCAGATGCCGTTCACCTTCCACACCTTGCTGGACAAGTCTTTCCCCGCGCTGACCTTGTTGTTCGACGTGCCGCGCGTGGCCGGCGGCGTCGAAGTGTTCGACCGCGCCGTGCATTTCGCGCGCCAATTGGCGCAAGAGTTCGACGCGCAGCTGGTGGACGACAACCGCCGCGTGCTGAGCGATGTCGGTCTGGCCCGCATTCGCGACCAGCTGCTGCATATTTATGGCAGCATGGACGACCGGGGCATCGCGCCGGGCAGCGTCGCCGCCTTGCGGCTGTTCGCCTGA
- the ligA gene encoding NAD-dependent DNA ligase LigA: MTANETRAAALRELLNRYGHEYYVLDAPTVPDAEYDRLFRELQALEEAHPELATADSPTSRVGGAPLAEFDSVTHAVAMLSLSNAFSDMQLANAAERHAELIQFDERVRKGLNAAEVEYATEPKFDGLAISLLYENGVLVRAATRGDGVAGEQVTENVRTIRAIPLKLDGENPPALLEVRGEVLMLKRDFDKLNADQAARGDKTFANPRNAAAGSLRQLDSRITAQRRLSFYAYSIAQVEGAVWPDTHAGEMAWLQRLGFPVVEQSLRPVVLGVAGLSAYYEGVLSRRAGLPFEIDGVVYKVNSRTQQDALGFVSRAPRWAIAHKFPAEEALTTVEAIEEQVGRTGAITPVARLKPVFVGGVTVTNATLHNEDEVRRKDVRVGDTVIVRRAGDVIPEVVSVVLAQRPMQSAAGGDLFSAGEAPQYPAYRLPSACPVCGSHVVREEGEAIARCSGGLSCRAQRSQAIQHFAGRRMMDIDGLGERYIDKLVEYDYVKGVADLYRLKLEDLLEMKRRADEDEGATPETVKAGKVASKWAENLIEAIDASRTPPLARLLFALGIRHVGESTAKTLADWLGNMALIRRCPAALFAALPDIGAVVAESLADFFAEDNNEAALDALLAEVRPADEHAPSPKLRERLNDAALLARLAIPRLTEVRSQQLAAQRSLVWLAQCERRALLDLELPAELINALADWLDQPGRRALLGGLAGLRDAILADLPEAIEAAALPLEGKTLVLTGTLPTLSRDQAKALIEAAGGKVSGSVSKKTHYVVAGEEAGSKLVKAQELGVAILDEAGLQALLGN; encoded by the coding sequence ATGACCGCAAATGAAACCCGCGCCGCCGCGCTGCGCGAGCTATTGAACCGCTACGGCCACGAATATTACGTGTTGGACGCGCCGACGGTGCCCGATGCCGAGTACGACCGTTTGTTCCGCGAATTGCAGGCGCTGGAAGAGGCGCATCCGGAGCTGGCGACAGCGGACTCGCCGACCTCGCGTGTCGGCGGCGCGCCGTTGGCCGAGTTTGACAGCGTCACCCACGCGGTGGCCATGCTGTCCTTGTCCAACGCCTTCTCCGACATGCAGTTGGCCAATGCGGCTGAGCGGCATGCCGAATTGATCCAGTTCGATGAGCGGGTGCGCAAAGGCTTGAACGCGGCCGAGGTCGAGTATGCGACCGAGCCCAAGTTTGACGGCTTGGCCATCTCGCTGCTGTATGAAAACGGGGTGCTGGTTCGCGCCGCCACCCGCGGCGACGGGGTGGCCGGCGAGCAGGTGACGGAGAATGTGCGCACCATCCGCGCCATTCCGCTGAAACTGGACGGCGAAAATCCGCCGGCCTTGCTGGAGGTGCGCGGCGAGGTGCTGATGTTGAAGCGAGATTTCGACAAGCTGAACGCGGATCAAGCGGCGCGCGGCGACAAAACCTTCGCCAATCCGCGCAACGCCGCGGCCGGCAGCCTGCGTCAGCTCGATTCCCGCATCACCGCGCAGCGCCGGCTGTCCTTCTACGCTTACTCCATCGCCCAGGTGGAGGGCGCGGTCTGGCCGGATACGCATGCCGGCGAGATGGCCTGGTTGCAGCGGCTGGGTTTCCCGGTGGTGGAGCAAAGCCTGCGTCCCGTGGTCCTGGGCGTGGCCGGCTTGTCCGCTTATTACGAGGGCGTGTTGTCGCGCCGCGCCGGCCTGCCTTTCGAGATAGACGGCGTGGTTTACAAGGTGAATAGCCGGACGCAGCAGGACGCCTTGGGCTTCGTGTCGCGCGCGCCGCGCTGGGCCATCGCCCATAAATTCCCGGCCGAGGAGGCTTTGACCACGGTAGAAGCCATCGAGGAACAGGTGGGCCGCACCGGCGCCATCACCCCGGTGGCGAGGCTGAAGCCGGTCTTCGTCGGCGGCGTCACTGTCACTAACGCCACGCTGCACAACGAGGACGAAGTGCGGCGCAAGGATGTGCGCGTCGGCGACACCGTGATCGTGCGCCGCGCCGGCGACGTGATTCCGGAAGTGGTGTCGGTGGTGCTGGCGCAGCGGCCGATGCAGTCGGCCGCCGGCGGCGACCTGTTCAGCGCCGGCGAGGCGCCGCAATACCCGGCCTACCGCTTGCCGAGCGCCTGCCCGGTGTGCGGCAGCCATGTGGTGCGCGAAGAGGGCGAAGCCATCGCCCGCTGCTCCGGCGGCTTGTCCTGCCGCGCGCAGCGCAGCCAGGCGATCCAGCATTTCGCCGGCCGCCGCATGATGGATATCGATGGCCTGGGCGAGCGCTATATCGACAAATTGGTCGAATACGATTACGTCAAGGGCGTGGCCGACCTGTACCGGCTGAAGCTGGAAGACCTGCTTGAGATGAAACGCCGCGCCGACGAAGACGAGGGCGCGACGCCGGAGACGGTCAAGGCCGGCAAGGTGGCCAGCAAGTGGGCCGAGAATCTGATCGAAGCGATAGACGCCAGCCGCACTCCGCCCTTGGCGCGCTTGCTGTTCGCGCTGGGCATCCGCCATGTGGGCGAATCCACCGCCAAGACGCTGGCGGACTGGCTGGGCAATATGGCCTTGATCCGCCGCTGCCCGGCGGCCTTGTTCGCCGCCTTGCCCGATATCGGCGCGGTGGTGGCGGAGTCGCTGGCCGATTTCTTCGCCGAGGACAATAACGAAGCCGCGCTGGATGCCCTGCTCGCGGAAGTGAGGCCCGCCGATGAGCATGCGCCGTCTCCCAAGCTGCGCGAGCGTTTGAACGACGCGGCCTTGCTGGCGCGGCTGGCCATCCCCCGCTTGACCGAAGTGCGCAGCCAGCAGTTGGCGGCGCAGCGCAGTCTGGTCTGGCTGGCGCAGTGCGAGCGGCGCGCCTTGTTGGATCTGGAGTTGCCGGCCGAGCTGATCAACGCGCTGGCCGATTGGCTGGATCAGCCGGGTCGCCGGGCGCTTCTGGGCGGCCTCGCCGGCCTGCGCGACGCTATCCTGGCCGATCTGCCGGAGGCCATCGAAGCCGCGGCGCTGCCGCTGGAGGGCAAAACCTTGGTGTTGACCGGCACCTTGCCGACGCTGAGCCGCGACCAAGCCAAGGCGCTGATCGAAGCCGCCGGCGGCAAGGTGTCCGGCAGCGTGTCCAAGAAAACGCATTACGTGGTGGCCGGCGAAGAAGCGGGCAGCAAGCTGGTCAAGGCGCAGGAATTGGGCGTCGCCATTTTGGACGAAGCCGGCTTGCAGGCTTTGCTGGGCAATTAA
- a CDS encoding tetratricopeptide repeat protein gives MALKAKGVGDFEEGNRRAEEGDWLGAIAAFDHCLARQPDDWQALANRANARLRLEDNARALDDYLAAAALNPASASIKNNLAVLLKDLGELALAGDLLSEVLALEPAHRDAWSNLGVVRQHQLRYQDAIACFLKAIELGGATAGLCNNLGNVCTSALLLDDAISVLQGGLEMAPDDANLQFSLSIALLLAGRYAEAWPLYEARWRSILQPLHAGPRWNGEALEERTLLLWSEQGLGDSLQMARFLPRLRAEHPRARILLACPETFHRLFSQFDGIELLPVEAEPAYDCQLPLMSLPGVLQITLETLPTAVYLRAVETPAQPLPESSRLRVGVVWESGRWGVGIADAWRQHKSVPPEKFAELCRIPDVDYFALQPGALPAELEGLVSQPSIGDFADTAALLEQMDLLICVDTAVLHLAGAMGKPVWALLRAESAPFFLAQGERAPWYPAVRLWRQPVPGSWETVLLDVAKALRNERAI, from the coding sequence ATGGCGCTGAAGGCAAAGGGCGTGGGGGATTTCGAAGAAGGCAACCGGCGAGCGGAAGAGGGCGACTGGCTGGGCGCGATCGCCGCGTTCGATCATTGCCTGGCGCGCCAGCCCGATGATTGGCAGGCTTTGGCCAACCGCGCCAATGCCCGTTTGCGCTTGGAAGACAATGCCCGCGCGCTGGACGACTATCTTGCCGCGGCGGCGCTGAATCCGGCATCGGCCAGCATCAAGAACAATCTCGCGGTGCTGTTGAAAGATCTGGGCGAATTGGCGCTGGCGGGCGATCTGCTGTCCGAAGTATTGGCTTTGGAGCCCGCTCATCGGGATGCCTGGAGCAATCTGGGCGTGGTGCGTCAGCACCAGCTGCGTTATCAGGACGCCATCGCCTGTTTTCTCAAGGCGATCGAGCTGGGCGGCGCGACGGCGGGCTTATGCAACAATCTGGGCAATGTCTGCACCAGCGCGTTGCTGCTGGACGATGCGATTTCGGTATTGCAAGGCGGGCTGGAGATGGCGCCGGACGACGCCAATCTGCAATTCAGCTTGTCCATCGCCTTGCTGCTGGCGGGGCGCTATGCCGAAGCCTGGCCATTGTACGAGGCGCGCTGGAGATCGATTCTGCAGCCGCTGCATGCCGGGCCGCGCTGGAACGGAGAGGCTCTGGAAGAACGGACCTTGCTGTTGTGGTCCGAACAGGGCCTGGGCGACAGTTTGCAGATGGCTCGCTTTCTGCCGCGCCTCCGCGCCGAGCATCCTAGAGCGCGCATCCTGTTGGCTTGCCCTGAGACTTTTCATCGCTTGTTCTCCCAGTTCGACGGCATTGAGCTGCTGCCTGTAGAGGCCGAGCCGGCGTATGACTGCCAATTGCCTTTGATGTCTTTGCCTGGGGTCTTGCAGATCACGCTGGAGACGCTGCCGACGGCTGTTTATTTGCGGGCAGTCGAAACCCCGGCGCAGCCTTTGCCCGAAAGCAGCCGCTTGCGAGTCGGGGTGGTGTGGGAGAGCGGACGCTGGGGCGTAGGCATTGCCGATGCCTGGCGGCAGCATAAGTCGGTGCCGCCGGAAAAGTTCGCTGAACTGTGCCGAATTCCGGATGTGGATTACTTTGCCTTGCAGCCCGGGGCCTTGCCTGCTGAACTGGAAGGACTGGTATCGCAACCTTCTATCGGCGATTTTGCCGATACGGCGGCGCTGCTTGAGCAGATGGATCTGCTGATTTGCGTGGATACCGCCGTACTGCATCTGGCTGGGGCGATGGGCAAGCCGGTTTGGGCTTTGCTCAGGGCGGAGAGCGCGCCGTTTTTCCTGGCTCAGGGCGAGCGGGCGCCTTGGTATCCCGCCGTGCGTTTATGGCGCCAGCCTGTGCCTGGGAGCTGGGAGACTGTGCTGCTGGATGTGGCGAAGGCGCTGCGAAACGAGCGCGCTATTTGA
- the galU gene encoding UTP--glucose-1-phosphate uridylyltransferase GalU, translated as MKKITKAVFPVAGLGTRFLPATKASPKEMLPVVDKPLIQYAVEEAIAAGMTELIFITGRNKRSIEDHFDKAYELETELEYKNKQKLLQLVQEIIPPSVSCIYIRQTKALGLGHAVLCAKPVVGDEPFAVILADDLIEGTPGAMEQMVRVFDETHLSVLGVETVAPEETASYGIVKVEADAKGRQRVCHIVEKPRPEEAPSNLAVVGRYILTPRIFDKLVNTGAGAGGEIQLTDGIAALMRDETVLAHPFTGTRYDCGSKLGYLMATVNYGLKHHEVAEDFAAFLRQLKID; from the coding sequence ATGAAAAAGATTACCAAAGCCGTTTTTCCTGTCGCAGGTTTGGGAACCCGTTTCTTGCCGGCCACCAAGGCCAGCCCGAAAGAAATGCTGCCGGTGGTCGACAAGCCGCTGATCCAGTACGCGGTGGAAGAGGCGATCGCTGCCGGCATGACCGAGCTGATCTTCATCACCGGCCGCAACAAGCGCTCGATCGAGGATCATTTCGACAAGGCCTATGAGCTGGAAACCGAGCTCGAGTACAAGAATAAGCAGAAATTGCTGCAGCTGGTGCAGGAGATCATTCCGCCTTCGGTGTCTTGCATCTATATTCGGCAAACCAAGGCATTAGGCCTGGGACATGCCGTGCTGTGCGCCAAACCGGTGGTGGGCGACGAGCCGTTCGCGGTGATTCTGGCCGATGACCTGATTGAAGGCACGCCGGGCGCGATGGAGCAGATGGTGCGCGTGTTCGATGAAACCCATCTGTCGGTGTTGGGCGTCGAAACCGTGGCGCCGGAGGAGACGGCGTCTTACGGCATCGTCAAGGTTGAGGCCGACGCCAAGGGACGGCAACGGGTTTGCCATATCGTCGAGAAGCCGCGTCCGGAAGAGGCACCGTCCAATCTGGCGGTGGTGGGCCGTTACATCCTGACGCCGCGCATCTTCGACAAGCTGGTCAATACCGGCGCCGGCGCCGGCGGCGAAATTCAGCTGACCGACGGCATCGCCGCCTTGATGCGGGATGAAACCGTGCTGGCTCATCCCTTTACCGGCACCCGTTACGACTGTGGCTCCAAGCTGGGCTATTTGATGGCCACGGTCAACTATGGTTTGAAACATCATGAGGTGGCGGAGGATTTCGCCGCTTTCCTGCGCCAACTGAAGATCGACTGA
- a CDS encoding hypoxanthine-guanine phosphoribosyltransferase gives MPNIAEARGLINSSDVLFSAEEVSAAVDRMAVEITEKLGEEYPLVLSVMGGAVVFTGQLLPRLAFPLDFDYVHVSRYGDKTHGGELVWKQAPKEDVRDRVVLVLDDILDEGHTMAAIRDKVMGMGAKAFYSGVFANKLISKEKPMLADFVGLDVPDRYVFGYGMDVRGAWRNLPAIYALK, from the coding sequence ATGCCTAATATTGCCGAAGCCCGTGGCCTGATCAATAGCTCGGATGTTCTGTTCAGCGCCGAAGAAGTCAGCGCCGCCGTTGACCGCATGGCGGTGGAAATCACTGAGAAACTGGGCGAGGAATATCCTCTGGTTCTGTCGGTGATGGGCGGCGCCGTGGTGTTCACCGGCCAACTGCTGCCGCGTCTGGCTTTCCCGCTGGACTTCGACTACGTGCATGTTTCCCGCTATGGCGACAAGACCCACGGCGGCGAACTGGTATGGAAGCAAGCGCCGAAGGAAGACGTGCGCGACCGCGTGGTGCTGGTGCTGGACGACATCCTCGACGAAGGCCACACCATGGCCGCCATCCGCGACAAGGTGATGGGCATGGGCGCCAAGGCTTTCTACAGCGGCGTGTTCGCCAACAAGCTGATCAGCAAGGAAAAGCCCATGCTGGCGGACTTCGTCGGCCTGGATGTGCCGGACCGCTATGTGTTCGGCTACGGCATGGACGTGCGCGGCGCCTGGCGCAACCTGCCGGCGATCTACGCGCTGAAGTAA
- a CDS encoding response regulator transcription factor, whose product MDNQEFTIWAIDDDPLQRMFIQDELGADWPLRIFESGEAALEALDSSPSPSMALCDVLMPGMDGFTVCRHLREADANMQILFLSSNTGNEAKLCGMDAGCDDYLEKPIDGEELRYKIQLAQRARQHRHQLSSEIATVRSFAFDAMTNAGELGTVLEFMRRSQECATEQTLAVSLLQGIRAGYDLVGSIRLRRPDYSVLDLDENGEACSPLASSILDNMQAMERIFSFKNRICINYPSLTLLIHNMPEDNPDKLGRLRDHLAIIADSAERRLHSIRNEMLLQRQTQGLTLSIREMTEALAALETQHFRFNAEINERVLLFCEQIRHLTIGFGLTDEQEFKLDQSVNEFGEAIRQLDLQQVGTDRQLKNTLQRLRELAQQSSQC is encoded by the coding sequence ATGGACAATCAAGAATTCACCATCTGGGCCATCGACGATGATCCATTGCAACGGATGTTCATCCAAGATGAGCTAGGCGCGGACTGGCCGCTGCGGATCTTCGAATCCGGCGAGGCCGCGCTTGAGGCGCTGGACTCCTCGCCCTCGCCATCGATGGCCTTGTGCGACGTGCTGATGCCGGGCATGGATGGCTTCACGGTATGCAGGCATCTGCGCGAGGCCGACGCCAATATGCAGATCCTGTTCCTATCGTCCAACACCGGCAACGAGGCCAAGCTGTGCGGCATGGATGCCGGCTGCGACGATTATCTGGAAAAGCCGATAGACGGCGAGGAGCTGCGCTATAAAATCCAGCTGGCTCAGCGCGCCCGCCAGCACCGGCACCAGCTGAGCAGCGAAATCGCCACCGTCCGCAGCTTCGCCTTCGATGCGATGACCAATGCCGGCGAACTCGGCACCGTACTGGAGTTCATGCGCCGCAGCCAGGAATGCGCCACCGAGCAGACGCTGGCCGTCAGCCTGCTGCAAGGCATACGCGCGGGCTATGACCTTGTCGGCAGCATCCGGTTGCGCCGCCCCGACTACAGCGTGCTGGACCTGGACGAGAACGGCGAAGCCTGCTCTCCGCTGGCCAGCTCCATCCTGGACAATATGCAGGCGATGGAGCGGATTTTCTCGTTCAAGAATCGAATCTGCATCAACTACCCCAGCCTGACCCTGCTGATCCACAATATGCCGGAGGACAATCCGGACAAGCTGGGCCGGCTGCGCGACCATCTGGCCATCATCGCGGACTCGGCGGAGCGGCGCTTGCACAGCATACGCAACGAGATGCTGCTGCAGAGGCAAACGCAGGGCCTGACGCTCAGCATCCGGGAGATGACCGAAGCCTTGGCGGCCCTGGAAACGCAACACTTCCGCTTCAACGCCGAAATCAATGAAAGAGTGCTGCTGTTCTGCGAGCAAATCCGCCATCTGACGATAGGATTCGGCCTCACCGATGAGCAGGAATTCAAGCTCGATCAATCCGTGAACGAATTCGGCGAAGCCATCCGCCAATTGGATCTGCAGCAAGTCGGCACGGACCGGCAGCTGAAAAACACGCTGCAGCGGCTGCGAGAACTGGCGCAGCAATCATCGCAATGTTGA